A part of Candidatus Bathyarchaeota archaeon genomic DNA contains:
- a CDS encoding MBL fold metallo-hydrolase, whose translation MHTKKIGKNLYQVDLETGGIKQLICSYILCGSKPLLVESGPTNSVPHLIAALHELGIKPADIQYVAVTHVHLDHGGGAGTLLRYLPNAKVLVHPKGAPHLINPDRLWASAQSVLSYVAGLFGKPEPVPQDRITPLTEGTFDLGSGGKLSVIETPGHASHNLSFLESFNMGIFPGDAAGTYHPDFDVVVPTAPPPFYLEAALASLDKLISLNPTALYFSHFGKADQAVKRLQDYKAQLKLWAKVALDGVKANLDEKQICENILAQDPVMSRLAGYFSEHSVYSVTVMENDLRGFVEYAKRTDAERKQP comes from the coding sequence TTGCATACAAAGAAAATCGGAAAGAACCTCTACCAAGTTGATTTGGAAACAGGCGGAATAAAGCAGCTTATCTGCAGCTACATCCTCTGCGGCTCAAAACCCCTGCTGGTTGAGTCTGGACCCACAAACTCGGTGCCTCACCTAATCGCCGCGTTGCATGAACTAGGCATTAAACCCGCAGACATCCAATACGTGGCGGTTACACATGTTCATTTAGACCACGGCGGCGGAGCAGGCACGCTATTGAGGTATCTGCCCAACGCAAAGGTGCTGGTGCATCCGAAGGGGGCGCCCCACCTCATTAACCCGGATCGTCTCTGGGCATCCGCGCAGTCGGTGCTAAGCTACGTCGCCGGCCTCTTCGGTAAGCCCGAGCCAGTTCCACAAGATCGAATAACCCCCCTTACAGAGGGCACCTTCGACTTGGGCAGCGGCGGCAAATTGTCAGTCATTGAAACTCCCGGTCACGCCTCCCATAATTTGAGTTTTCTGGAATCCTTCAACATGGGCATTTTCCCTGGAGATGCAGCAGGCACGTATCATCCAGACTTTGATGTTGTGGTTCCCACTGCGCCGCCTCCCTTCTATCTTGAGGCTGCGTTGGCGTCGTTGGATAAGTTGATTAGCTTAAACCCGACGGCGCTTTACTTTAGCCATTTTGGAAAAGCTGATCAGGCGGTTAAGCGTCTTCAAGATTATAAGGCGCAGCTTAAACTGTGGGCTAAAGTAGCTTTGGATGGGGTTAAGGCTAACCTTGATGAAAAGCAGATATGCGAAAATATTCTTGCACAGGATCCGGTTATGAGTAGGCTTGCTGGCTACTTTAGTGAGCACTCAGTATATTCTGTTACTGTGATGGAAAATGACCTGCGGGGCTTTGTCGAGTATGCAAAAAGGACGGATGCGGAGCGCAAGCAACCATAG
- a CDS encoding glycosyltransferase, producing MSETVLVSVVMCSYNHEKYISQAIESVLNQTARDLELIITDDCSKDSSQEIIESYKQKDPRVNAVFHRRNMGITKTLNDGLGRVHGKYVCFLDSDDLWMENKIEKQLEVLRQDDRKILWSDGIIINDEGQKTGQVFTKFLNAPHKKNGDLFQPMLREQFILLQTVILKAEYLKELQFADNLGYVNDHRLLVDLAVHHTFRFMPEHLAKYRLHRNNITFQKEKEWAKDKIRIRRYFLDRFSDKMSSKAKADINYQIGYYLSRLDKREEAKKYYLQALKIDHTHTSSVLYATLALTRGDGLLGGLMLNSYNGATRLLDTLKSAIYTSTIPQ from the coding sequence GTGAGTGAAACGGTCTTAGTTAGCGTTGTTATGTGTTCATATAACCACGAAAAATACATTTCTCAGGCTATAGAAAGCGTTCTAAACCAGACCGCCAGGGACCTTGAACTCATCATCACCGATGACTGCTCCAAAGATTCTTCCCAAGAAATCATAGAAAGCTACAAGCAGAAGGATCCACGTGTCAACGCCGTTTTTCATAGAAGAAACATGGGCATAACCAAGACCCTAAATGATGGTTTAGGTCGAGTCCACGGCAAATACGTTTGCTTTTTAGACTCGGATGACCTCTGGATGGAAAACAAAATCGAAAAACAACTGGAGGTTTTAAGGCAAGATGATAGGAAAATCCTCTGGTCAGATGGAATAATAATAAATGATGAAGGCCAAAAAACAGGGCAGGTTTTCACAAAATTCCTAAACGCCCCCCATAAGAAAAACGGGGACCTTTTTCAGCCTATGCTAAGAGAACAGTTTATTCTTCTACAAACCGTCATTTTGAAGGCAGAATACCTTAAGGAACTCCAATTTGCCGATAATCTAGGGTACGTCAATGACCACCGTCTTTTGGTGGATTTAGCAGTTCACCATACATTCCGGTTTATGCCCGAGCACCTCGCGAAGTATCGCCTTCACCGAAACAACATAACCTTCCAAAAAGAAAAGGAATGGGCAAAAGACAAAATCAGGATACGCCGATACTTCCTCGATAGATTCTCAGATAAAATGTCATCTAAAGCTAAAGCAGACATCAATTACCAAATCGGCTACTACCTATCGAGGCTCGATAAAAGAGAAGAGGCAAAAAAGTATTACCTGCAAGCCCTAAAAATCGATCACACACATACAAGCAGCGTTCTGTATGCCACACTTGCCTTAACGAGGGGCGACGGGTTATTGGGCGGGCTGATGCTGAATTCTTACAACGGAGCAACAAGATTACTAGATACGCTTAAATCAGCAATTTATACCTCAACGATTCCCCAGTGA
- a CDS encoding adenylate kinase, whose protein sequence is MKGIIFGAPGAGKGTYSSRLQAKLGVDVIAMGDIFRESVKQNSELGRKVKSFVEKGALVPDEVVIEVLKERLSRVPAGKGFILDGYPRTIPQAKILEGITKLDVILLLDVPDEIIIQRLSSRRICRKCGEVYNIRFLKPKVEGVCDKCGGELYQRADDNEEVIKNRLQVYKDQTEPLIAYYKKKGIPFVVSGTKSLDAPPDPMVAKMLDDLKALGFA, encoded by the coding sequence TTGAAAGGCATTATCTTTGGAGCGCCAGGAGCAGGCAAAGGCACCTATTCGTCGCGGTTGCAGGCTAAGCTTGGCGTAGACGTTATCGCTATGGGAGACATATTCCGTGAATCCGTAAAGCAGAACAGCGAGCTAGGCAGAAAAGTCAAAAGCTTCGTTGAAAAAGGCGCGCTTGTCCCCGATGAAGTCGTCATCGAAGTCCTCAAGGAACGACTCAGCCGCGTCCCAGCCGGCAAAGGCTTCATACTCGACGGGTACCCACGCACCATTCCCCAAGCAAAAATCCTCGAAGGCATCACCAAACTCGACGTTATCCTGCTGCTGGATGTCCCCGACGAAATCATCATCCAACGCCTCAGTTCAAGACGCATCTGCCGCAAATGCGGAGAAGTCTACAACATCCGCTTCCTCAAACCCAAAGTCGAAGGAGTCTGCGATAAATGCGGCGGCGAACTCTACCAACGCGCCGATGACAACGAAGAAGTCATCAAAAACCGCCTCCAAGTCTACAAAGACCAAACCGAGCCACTTATCGCATACTACAAGAAGAAGGGCATTCCATTCGTCGTCAGCGGAACCAAATCACTGGATGCACCACCCGACCCGATGGTTGCCAAGATGCTCGATGACCTCAAAGCCTTAGGCTTTGCTTAG
- a CDS encoding archease — translation MSKLEKFAGKFEFLEHTADVYVRAFGTSMQHAFENSALAMFETMTRSDKIAQTTEETLEVEAEDQYALLYNWLEALLVKFETEGMLYSRFEIFDWQESRESFKIKAKIWGEKFNPKRHPQKVAVKAVTYHRMVVICEPERVVLEFILDI, via the coding sequence ATGAGTAAGCTTGAAAAGTTCGCTGGAAAATTCGAGTTTTTAGAGCACACCGCTGATGTGTATGTCCGCGCGTTCGGCACCTCAATGCAGCATGCATTCGAGAACTCGGCGCTTGCCATGTTTGAAACCATGACTAGAAGCGACAAAATCGCGCAGACAACCGAGGAAACCTTGGAGGTGGAAGCCGAAGACCAGTATGCGTTGCTCTACAATTGGCTTGAGGCTTTGCTGGTGAAGTTTGAAACCGAGGGCATGCTGTACTCGCGGTTTGAGATTTTTGATTGGCAGGAATCCCGGGAGAGCTTTAAAATAAAAGCGAAGATATGGGGAGAAAAATTTAACCCCAAACGGCACCCGCAGAAAGTCGCAGTTAAAGCGGTGACGTATCACCGGATGGTTGTTATCTGCGAGCCTGAGCGGGTTGTTTTGGAGTTCATCCTTGACATCTAA
- a CDS encoding M42 family metallopeptidase produces MSLNQNIEKLSNACGVTGRETQVRDLLAEMLKPLVDTVQVDRMENLIATKKGKADAPKIMLAAHMDEVGLIVKTITKDGFIQFSKIGGIDDRILPAQKVLVNTQKTAYPGVIGSKPPHVQKEEERKKIVTYDDLFIDVGAESKQAAVDMGIAVGDPVSFDVQYTPLGKDMVMGKAFDNRAGCAVMVETMRLLKDVDCTVCAVGTVQEEVGLRGAATAAFGVDPDLALALDVTVAGDVPGVREFDTTIKVGKGPAVTLSDSGLITHPKILRWLLDSAEQQKIPFQLESGLMGSTDAARISLTRAGIPSGIIAVPTRYIHSPAAIMSLRDLQDSAKLAAAAIARISQYF; encoded by the coding sequence TTGTCACTAAACCAGAACATAGAGAAACTCTCCAACGCCTGCGGAGTCACAGGCAGAGAAACCCAAGTCCGCGACTTACTGGCAGAAATGCTCAAGCCCCTCGTGGACACAGTCCAAGTTGACCGCATGGAAAACCTCATCGCCACCAAAAAAGGCAAAGCCGACGCACCCAAAATCATGTTGGCTGCCCACATGGATGAAGTGGGGTTGATTGTTAAAACCATAACTAAAGACGGGTTTATCCAGTTTAGCAAAATCGGCGGCATAGACGACCGAATCTTGCCTGCCCAGAAGGTTCTTGTTAACACCCAAAAAACCGCTTACCCCGGCGTAATCGGCTCCAAGCCGCCGCATGTCCAGAAAGAGGAGGAACGCAAAAAAATCGTGACCTACGACGACCTCTTTATCGATGTGGGCGCAGAAAGCAAGCAAGCCGCCGTCGATATGGGTATAGCGGTCGGTGACCCCGTGTCTTTTGATGTCCAGTATACTCCGTTAGGCAAGGATATGGTTATGGGTAAAGCCTTCGATAACCGTGCAGGGTGCGCCGTGATGGTTGAAACGATGCGGCTGCTGAAAGATGTCGACTGCACCGTCTGCGCGGTCGGAACCGTTCAGGAGGAAGTTGGGTTACGTGGCGCTGCTACGGCGGCGTTCGGGGTTGACCCTGACCTTGCACTTGCCCTTGACGTCACCGTTGCAGGTGATGTGCCGGGTGTGCGGGAATTCGACACCACCATCAAAGTCGGCAAGGGCCCAGCGGTGACGTTGAGTGATTCTGGCTTAATCACTCATCCCAAGATTCTGCGGTGGCTCCTTGACTCGGCGGAGCAGCAGAAAATTCCCTTCCAGCTTGAATCCGGCTTGATGGGCAGCACCGACGCCGCACGCATCTCGCTTACCCGGGCAGGCATTCCAAGCGGCATCATAGCTGTTCCCACCCGCTACATCCATAGCCCAGCAGCCATCATGAGCCTGCGCGACCTGCAGGACAGCGCTAAACTCGCCGCGGCAGCCATCGCGAGAATAAGCCAGTACTTCTAG
- a CDS encoding winged helix-turn-helix domain-containing protein, which produces MPAGKEEIYSIMFSSLKHPARRKILRVLADKPMTFSEMLEILGISSSNLTYHLENLGELVSKDENGVYRLSTFGQASVSTMKVVEEAPEVQPKKGNRAKRRWQMITAAVLIGLIVCASLAAVEFVSLNQVNGELIKLQSDYTQLLAWTSTTDDAISFLHDVVQLDTSKYQATLLSRTIESRKDLGGIPEEVMRYSLVGTDDSGAVSKLSVYFRFRNCEFSRYQLTVEEGSPIYAEPQSPFVLDAAKNVVDRLQAYESGSYLANMSQLMSLASTSNTSDGIEIKVGNIKVNATVTGDNAEVLMEYTENGVDFSPKSVEVIFKNNILTELTDGWRLFGVGSTGVTVSSDRAVTLAKNALGGFQWASGGVVVSSFEYNPDPASVVFHPNTKDGLTLYPQWIVTFYLNKVYAGGVYMISVAIWADTGEVAGTPQPLNSPQTFNL; this is translated from the coding sequence GTGCCGGCAGGTAAAGAAGAAATCTACTCCATCATGTTTAGTTCACTTAAGCATCCGGCACGCCGGAAAATCCTGCGCGTCCTAGCCGACAAACCCATGACTTTCTCGGAGATGCTTGAAATCCTCGGTATCTCCAGCTCTAACTTAACCTATCATCTAGAAAACCTCGGGGAACTGGTCTCTAAAGACGAAAACGGTGTTTATCGTCTCTCAACTTTTGGGCAAGCCTCCGTTTCCACCATGAAGGTTGTCGAGGAAGCACCTGAGGTTCAGCCCAAAAAAGGCAATAGGGCAAAGCGCAGGTGGCAAATGATAACTGCGGCGGTGCTTATCGGTTTAATCGTCTGCGCCAGCTTGGCAGCAGTAGAATTCGTTTCGTTAAACCAGGTTAACGGGGAGCTAATTAAGTTGCAGTCCGATTACACTCAGCTTCTCGCCTGGACCAGCACCACCGACGACGCCATATCTTTCCTCCACGATGTGGTTCAGCTGGATACCTCCAAGTATCAGGCGACGCTGCTGAGTCGAACCATTGAAAGCCGCAAGGATCTAGGCGGTATACCCGAGGAAGTGATGCGGTACTCGCTGGTGGGCACAGACGATTCCGGAGCCGTGAGCAAATTAAGTGTGTATTTTAGGTTCCGCAACTGCGAATTTTCCAGGTACCAGCTAACCGTTGAAGAAGGCTCACCCATCTACGCTGAACCGCAATCTCCCTTCGTGTTGGATGCAGCCAAAAACGTGGTGGATAGATTACAGGCCTATGAAAGCGGCTCCTATCTAGCTAACATGAGCCAGCTCATGTCGCTTGCAAGCACCTCAAACACCTCCGACGGCATCGAGATCAAAGTGGGAAACATCAAAGTTAACGCAACCGTCACCGGCGACAACGCAGAAGTCCTGATGGAATACACCGAAAACGGCGTTGACTTTTCACCTAAAAGCGTAGAGGTAATCTTCAAGAACAATATCCTGACCGAGTTAACTGATGGTTGGCGCCTATTTGGCGTCGGAAGCACCGGCGTTACCGTTTCAAGTGACCGTGCGGTGACGTTGGCAAAAAACGCGTTGGGCGGTTTCCAGTGGGCATCTGGCGGCGTGGTGGTTTCAAGCTTTGAGTATAACCCTGACCCGGCATCGGTGGTTTTCCACCCCAACACCAAAGATGGGTTAACACTGTACCCGCAGTGGATAGTGACGTTTTACTTGAATAAGGTGTATGCCGGCGGCGTTTACATGATTTCAGTCGCTATTTGGGCAGATACAGGCGAAGTAGCGGGGACCCCGCAGCCGCTTAACAGCCCGCAGACATTTAACCTGTAA
- a CDS encoding glycoside hydrolase family 57 protein, with amino-acid sequence MTDVVFVFEVHQPHRLRRKLFWEGKVFRRQTKEELFNYYFDNEVDKDIFKRAARKCYFPSNQIILDVVDKHKHSRKKAKFSFSVSGTFLEQCEMFDKDLLESFHQLAETGEVEFLNQTYYHSIASLYPEKEEFIAQAQMHKQTVKDLLGYTPQIFENTELLYNNTIAKTVEDMGYRGIYTEGVEKILGEKSPNFIYTPKGAKKIRVFLRNYKLTDDIGFRFSARWWPEWPLTAPKYAGWLATTRGEVINIFPDYETFGEHHWPETGIHSFLQHLPDELLKYDHLQMSTPSDVVEKHSSEGELDVPESGGTVSWADVQRDQSGWLGNVMQWAYFTTLRRLEPLVKEAGDEVFMRLWRDFQTSDHLYYMFTAGGGPGEVHSYFSPYESPMDAFVAAQTLINDFEARLRLTILTANEPFMFYTGIGKEYYTGTMTWSLKGFISGLESVPSKAIEFHVGNEDFENWARFSLRDDKFADSIKAAKATNHTGEKLRGVLVAAAKKRFATQTREVQDATRLS; translated from the coding sequence ATGACGGATGTTGTGTTTGTATTCGAGGTTCATCAGCCCCATCGATTGCGGCGTAAACTCTTCTGGGAAGGCAAGGTGTTTCGGCGCCAAACCAAAGAGGAACTCTTCAACTACTACTTCGACAACGAAGTCGACAAAGACATCTTCAAGCGCGCTGCCCGCAAATGCTACTTCCCCAGCAACCAAATCATCCTCGACGTCGTTGACAAGCACAAGCACAGCCGCAAAAAAGCCAAGTTCTCCTTTAGCGTCTCAGGCACTTTCCTTGAGCAATGCGAGATGTTCGATAAGGATTTACTGGAGAGTTTCCATCAGCTCGCCGAAACGGGGGAGGTGGAGTTCCTAAACCAGACCTACTATCACTCCATCGCCAGCCTCTACCCTGAAAAGGAAGAGTTCATCGCGCAGGCTCAAATGCACAAGCAAACCGTCAAGGACCTGCTGGGTTACACCCCCCAGATATTCGAGAACACCGAACTCCTCTACAACAACACCATAGCCAAAACCGTCGAGGACATGGGTTACCGCGGCATCTACACCGAGGGCGTCGAGAAGATACTGGGCGAGAAATCCCCCAACTTCATCTACACGCCCAAAGGCGCTAAAAAAATCCGTGTATTTTTGCGCAACTACAAGTTAACCGACGACATCGGCTTCCGCTTCTCCGCCAGATGGTGGCCGGAGTGGCCGCTGACTGCACCTAAATATGCAGGTTGGCTGGCGACAACCCGCGGCGAAGTCATCAACATATTCCCCGACTACGAAACCTTCGGCGAGCACCACTGGCCCGAAACCGGCATCCACAGTTTCCTACAGCATCTCCCAGATGAGTTGCTAAAGTATGATCATTTGCAGATGTCAACGCCCAGTGACGTGGTTGAGAAACACTCTTCTGAGGGGGAGCTGGATGTACCTGAATCCGGAGGCACGGTGTCCTGGGCGGATGTGCAGCGTGACCAATCCGGCTGGCTGGGCAACGTTATGCAGTGGGCGTATTTTACGACTCTGCGGCGCCTTGAGCCGCTTGTCAAGGAAGCGGGGGACGAGGTGTTTATGCGGTTGTGGAGGGATTTCCAGACCAGCGATCACCTCTACTACATGTTCACGGCTGGCGGAGGCCCCGGCGAAGTCCACAGCTACTTTAGCCCCTACGAGTCCCCGATGGATGCCTTTGTTGCGGCGCAGACGCTAATTAACGATTTTGAGGCTCGGCTGCGATTGACGATTTTAACGGCTAATGAACCCTTCATGTTCTACACGGGCATAGGCAAAGAATACTACACGGGCACGATGACGTGGAGCCTTAAAGGCTTCATCAGCGGTTTAGAATCGGTGCCCAGCAAAGCAATCGAGTTCCATGTGGGTAACGAGGACTTCGAGAATTGGGCGCGTTTCTCGCTAAGAGACGATAAATTCGCCGACAGCATCAAAGCGGCGAAGGCAACAAACCATACGGGCGAGAAACTCCGAGGAGTTCTGGTCGCCGCCGCGAAGAAACGCTTCGCCACCCAGACTAGAGAGGTTCAGGATGCCACTCGCCTCTCATAG
- a CDS encoding glycosyltransferase codes for MRAIVLSWEYPPRVVGQLSGYVKSLTTQLAAEEVEVSVVTYDDHDTGETIEPSGVQAIRVSNPVKTHIGVLTWVLTLNQEVERAAANVYYGANGKIDVIDVFDWHFIPAAVTLKNGLGIPFIYSVESLEDHRSPTANSSYNLAIKSIEWLGFYEAKMAMVKSEWMKEEVMRIYKVPAEKIAVIEVTSDKWIEDVLKLYGNVAEAKKHAT; via the coding sequence ATGCGCGCCATCGTTTTATCATGGGAGTATCCGCCTAGAGTGGTTGGACAACTCTCTGGATACGTTAAATCATTAACCACCCAGCTTGCAGCCGAAGAAGTGGAGGTTTCCGTCGTCACATACGATGACCACGACACCGGCGAAACCATCGAGCCCAGCGGAGTGCAAGCCATCCGCGTCTCCAACCCAGTGAAGACACACATCGGCGTTTTAACCTGGGTGCTTACCCTCAATCAGGAAGTTGAACGCGCCGCCGCCAACGTATACTATGGCGCCAACGGAAAAATCGATGTCATCGACGTGTTCGATTGGCATTTTATCCCAGCAGCCGTTACCCTCAAGAACGGTTTAGGCATACCCTTCATTTACTCAGTGGAGAGCCTTGAGGATCATCGTTCCCCAACGGCGAATTCATCCTACAACTTAGCAATCAAAAGCATAGAGTGGCTGGGTTTCTACGAGGCCAAAATGGCTATGGTTAAGTCTGAGTGGATGAAGGAAGAGGTTATGCGCATCTACAAGGTGCCTGCAGAGAAAATCGCTGTTATCGAAGTTACCTCTGACAAATGGATAGAGGATGTTTTAAAGCTGTACGGCAACGTTGCGGAGGCAAAGAAGCATGCAACATAA